The following coding sequences are from one Prochlorococcus sp. MIT 0604 window:
- the dusA gene encoding tRNA dihydrouridine(20/20a) synthase DusA, which produces MSSIHSDSIKNIHKLSIAPMMDCTDKHFRMIMRKISSKALLYTEMIVAQTLAHTNKKENFLDFNDEEHPISIQLGGDDPEILKEAALMAQDWGYDEINFNVGCPSPRVCSGNFGASLMKDPEKVAKCIESLKNNSHLPVTIKHRIGVDNEDSFVNLNNFVRIIANAGADRFTVHARKAILKGLNPKQNRTIPPLNYNIVKKLKKSNPELLIEINGGLTNIDESLEALNDFDGVMIGRSVYKHPLRWSEIDQKIYGINTKPKNASGVIFSLIPYIESHLSNGGKSWDICKHLINLVEGIPKAKIWRNQISNKSIRKELNIEYLFKLTTELEEMGF; this is translated from the coding sequence ATGAGTTCCATACATTCTGATTCTATTAAAAATATTCATAAATTAAGTATTGCTCCAATGATGGATTGTACTGATAAACATTTCAGAATGATAATGAGAAAAATAAGTTCTAAAGCTCTCTTATATACAGAAATGATTGTGGCCCAGACTTTAGCTCATACAAATAAAAAAGAAAATTTTCTGGATTTCAATGATGAAGAACACCCAATATCCATTCAATTAGGTGGCGATGACCCTGAAATCCTTAAAGAGGCTGCCCTAATGGCTCAAGATTGGGGTTATGACGAAATAAACTTTAATGTTGGCTGTCCGAGTCCAAGGGTCTGTTCTGGAAATTTTGGAGCTTCACTTATGAAAGATCCTGAGAAAGTAGCAAAATGTATAGAATCACTAAAAAATAATTCTCATTTACCTGTTACTATCAAACACAGAATCGGTGTCGATAACGAGGATAGTTTCGTTAATTTAAATAATTTCGTAAGAATTATCGCAAATGCCGGCGCAGACCGATTTACAGTTCATGCAAGAAAAGCAATATTAAAAGGTCTAAATCCAAAACAAAACAGGACGATACCTCCACTAAATTACAACATAGTAAAAAAATTGAAAAAATCAAATCCAGAATTATTAATAGAAATTAATGGGGGTTTAACAAATATCGACGAATCATTAGAAGCCCTAAATGATTTTGATGGAGTCATGATAGGAAGGTCAGTATATAAACATCCCTTAAGATGGTCTGAAATTGATCAAAAAATTTATGGAATCAATACAAAACCTAAAAATGCTTCAGGTGTTATATTCTCCTTAATTCCATACATAGAATCGCATTTAAGTAACGGAGGAAAATCTTGGGATATTTGTAAACATCTTATAAATTTAGTTGAAGGTATACCAAAGGCTAAAATTTGGAGGAATCAAATTTCAAATAAATCTATAAGAAAAGAATTAAATATTGAATACTTATTTAAATTAACAACAGAGCTTGAAGAAATGGGTTTCTAA
- the msrB gene encoding peptide-methionine (R)-S-oxide reductase MsrB — MNQFLSRRTFILIPTMSILKTFFKPMQVLASSLASKEEWNLSKEEWKSRLSPESYYILREEGTERAFSSELNNEKRKGIFHCAGCDLPLFLSDKKFDSGTGWPSFWDPIQGSVATKVDFKLIVPRTEYHCSRCGGHQGHVFNDGPLPTGKRYCNNGLALRFVPE; from the coding sequence ATGAATCAATTTTTATCAAGAAGAACTTTTATTCTAATTCCTACTATGTCAATACTAAAAACATTTTTTAAGCCTATGCAAGTTTTAGCTTCTTCGCTTGCTTCTAAAGAGGAGTGGAATTTATCAAAAGAAGAATGGAAATCCAGGCTAAGCCCAGAATCCTATTATATTTTGAGGGAGGAGGGAACTGAAAGAGCTTTCAGTAGCGAATTAAATAATGAAAAAAGAAAAGGGATTTTTCATTGCGCAGGATGTGATTTACCACTTTTTCTCTCAGATAAAAAATTTGATAGCGGCACTGGATGGCCAAGTTTTTGGGATCCAATCCAAGGATCAGTTGCAACAAAGGTTGATTTTAAGTTGATTGTCCCAAGAACCGAATATCACTGCTCTAGATGCGGAGGTCACCAAGGACACGTTTTTAATGATGGGCCACTTCCTACAGGCAAAAGATACTGTAATAACGGATTAGCATTAAGATTTGTTCCTGAGTAA
- the grpE gene encoding nucleotide exchange factor GrpE produces MIENQSDNIDIKEDDVSNQHNVPEDTSSAEDKIIENDELSSEKIEKLNTEELKNTISNNDARLEQLEKEHETLKNQYIRISADFDNFRKRQSRDQDDLKVQLVSKTLTSILPIVDNFERARQQLKPESEEAQALHRSYQGLYKQLVEVLKQQGVSPMRVVGQQFDPSLHEAVLREPSEQFNEDFIIEELQRGYHLEGKILRHALVKVSMGPGKQNSQQEVEKDTVEEGTDSEVNTSEDV; encoded by the coding sequence ATGATTGAAAATCAATCAGACAATATTGATATTAAAGAAGATGATGTTTCTAATCAGCATAATGTCCCTGAGGATACTTCATCTGCTGAAGATAAAATAATCGAAAATGATGAATTATCTTCAGAAAAAATAGAAAAATTAAATACCGAAGAATTAAAAAATACTATTTCCAATAATGATGCAAGGTTAGAACAGTTAGAAAAAGAGCACGAAACATTAAAAAATCAATATATAAGAATTTCAGCAGATTTTGATAATTTTAGAAAAAGGCAGTCTAGAGATCAGGATGATTTAAAAGTCCAACTTGTTTCTAAAACTTTAACTTCAATACTCCCAATTGTTGATAATTTTGAAAGAGCAAGACAACAACTAAAACCAGAAAGTGAAGAAGCTCAAGCTTTGCATAGAAGTTATCAAGGATTGTATAAACAATTGGTAGAAGTTCTAAAACAACAGGGGGTGTCACCTATGAGAGTTGTTGGTCAGCAATTTGATCCAAGCTTGCATGAAGCTGTATTAAGAGAGCCTAGTGAACAGTTTAATGAAGATTTCATTATTGAAGAATTGCAGCGAGGATATCATCTTGAAGGTAAGATTTTGAGACATGCTTTGGTTAAGGTTTCTATGGGACCTGGTAAACAAAATTCACAACAGGAAGTAGAAAAGGATACAGTTGAAGAGGGAACTGATTCAGAGGTAAATACATCTGAAGATGTATAA